One window of the Gammaproteobacteria bacterium genome contains the following:
- a CDS encoding NAD(P)/FAD-dependent oxidoreductase, whose amino-acid sequence MTRTYDAVVIGGGHNGLVHAAYLARAGLDVCVLEARPMVGGATVTEEIFPGFRYSVFSYVVSLMRPEIIRELDLPRHGLTILPLESTLTPLPDGDRLYRDGDHYRTWREIARFSVRDAEAYDDYGRSLFFMARAVKYLLDIVPPDPARLGPRDISGLIRLARHFLGLEPEQLHLLVKLMTMSAADFLDEWFETDVLKATLSASGIIGTFLGPRSPGTAYVLLHHYMGEIDGHFRAWGFAKGGTGAVAEAIASAAREAGAEVRTDAPVARVLVRNGRVTGVALANGDEVHGKVVSSSLDPRRTFLDLLEEDELPGELVRAVRAFRFRGSSGKVNLALDAAPDFTCMPGWGPHLRGAVSISPSLDYLEHAYDDAKYGDYSKEPYIDIVIPSAIDPGMAPPGKHVMSCFVQYAPYELREGNWDDRREAFGDTVVDTLARYIPNLKDIILHRQVLTPLDIERTTGLSQGNIFQGELSPSQLFFLRPAAGYAKYRTPVRGYYQCGSGTHPGGGIMGAPGKLAAGTVLADLGRGRRGRER is encoded by the coding sequence ATGACCCGCACATACGACGCGGTCGTGATTGGCGGCGGGCACAACGGCCTCGTGCACGCGGCCTACCTGGCGCGCGCGGGGCTTGACGTGTGCGTGCTCGAGGCGCGTCCGATGGTGGGGGGCGCCACGGTCACCGAGGAGATCTTCCCGGGTTTCCGCTACAGCGTCTTCTCCTATGTGGTGAGCCTGATGCGCCCGGAGATCATTCGCGAGCTGGACCTGCCCCGGCACGGGCTCACCATCCTGCCGCTCGAGAGCACGCTCACACCGCTCCCTGACGGCGACCGGCTCTACCGCGACGGCGACCACTACCGCACCTGGCGAGAGATCGCGCGCTTCTCGGTGCGCGACGCCGAGGCTTACGACGACTACGGCCGGTCGCTCTTTTTCATGGCGCGCGCGGTGAAGTATCTGCTCGACATCGTCCCGCCCGACCCCGCCCGCCTGGGCCCTCGCGACATCTCCGGCCTGATCCGCCTTGCCCGGCACTTTCTGGGGCTCGAGCCCGAACAGCTGCACCTGCTCGTGAAGCTGATGACGATGAGCGCGGCGGATTTCCTGGACGAGTGGTTCGAGACCGACGTGCTAAAGGCGACGCTGTCGGCGAGCGGGATCATCGGGACCTTCCTGGGGCCGCGCTCGCCGGGCACCGCCTACGTCCTGCTCCACCACTACATGGGGGAGATCGACGGCCACTTCCGGGCGTGGGGCTTTGCCAAGGGCGGCACCGGGGCGGTCGCCGAGGCGATCGCGTCGGCCGCGCGCGAGGCAGGCGCGGAAGTCCGCACCGACGCGCCGGTCGCCCGGGTGCTGGTCCGCAACGGCCGCGTGACCGGGGTGGCTCTGGCCAACGGGGACGAGGTGCACGGAAAGGTGGTCTCGTCCAGCCTGGATCCGCGCCGCACCTTCCTCGACCTGCTCGAAGAGGATGAGCTCCCGGGAGAGCTGGTCCGCGCGGTGCGCGCCTTCCGCTTCCGCGGCTCCTCCGGAAAGGTCAACCTGGCGCTCGACGCGGCCCCCGACTTCACCTGCATGCCCGGCTGGGGGCCTCACCTGCGGGGCGCCGTCTCAATCAGTCCCTCCCTCGACTACCTGGAGCACGCCTATGACGACGCGAAGTACGGGGACTACTCGAAGGAACCCTACATCGACATCGTCATCCCCTCGGCGATCGATCCCGGGATGGCCCCGCCCGGCAAGCACGTCATGTCGTGCTTCGTCCAGTACGCGCCCTATGAGCTGCGCGAAGGGAACTGGGACGACAGGCGCGAGGCCTTCGGCGATACCGTGGTCGACACGCTGGCGCGCTACATCCCGAACCTGAAGGACATCATCCTGCACCGTCAGGTGCTCACGCCGCTGGACATCGAGCGCACCACGGGGCTCTCGCAGGGCAACATCTTCCAGGGCGAGCTGAGCCCGTCGCAGCTCTTCTTCCTCCGTCCGGCCGCCGGGTACGCGAAGTACCGCACGCCGGTGCGGGGCTACTACCAGTGCGGCTCGGGGACGCACCCGGGAGGCGGCATCATGGGCGCGCCCGGGAAGCTCGCCGCCGGCACTGTCCTGGCCGATCTTGGGCGAGGGCGGCGGGGGAGGGAACGGTGA
- a CDS encoding aminomethyltransferase family protein — MLLETPFHPRTAALSHHRRWRNWSGYSIALSYEPGHEYEYYAVRSGAALFDISPLRKYEITGTDAAALLDRIVTRDAADCPEGHVLYSPWCDEAGKLIDDGTVQRLDADRFRITAADPCLRWFEDCGLGMDADVRDISLELAALALQGPTSGDILAGLVTGADIASVPYFGLTKGTVGSSPVTITRTGYTGDLGYELWVRPEHALDLWDALMEMGRGYGIAPAGLDALDVARIEAGLLLKEVDYVSAWTALIESRKSSPYEAGLGWAVQPRSGRDFVGGRALAREAAQPSKWAFAGLEVDWPRIERRFASVGLPPLVAGKASREPVPIFAAGAQVGFVTSSTFSPILKKYIALATLQRDFARPGGRVDFELTVEFVRHEVPATVVKTPFFDPARKRA, encoded by the coding sequence ATGCTCCTCGAAACACCCTTCCACCCGCGCACCGCCGCGCTCTCCCACCACCGCCGCTGGCGCAACTGGTCCGGGTACTCCATCGCCCTCAGCTACGAGCCCGGCCACGAGTACGAGTACTACGCGGTGCGCAGCGGCGCGGCCCTCTTCGACATCTCGCCCCTGCGCAAGTACGAGATCACGGGAACCGATGCGGCCGCGCTGCTGGACCGGATCGTCACGCGCGACGCGGCCGACTGCCCGGAGGGACACGTACTCTACAGCCCTTGGTGCGACGAGGCCGGCAAGCTGATCGACGATGGCACCGTGCAGCGCCTGGACGCGGACCGATTCCGCATCACGGCCGCGGATCCGTGCCTGCGCTGGTTCGAGGATTGCGGGCTCGGAATGGACGCCGACGTGCGCGACATCTCGCTTGAGCTGGCGGCGCTCGCCCTTCAGGGGCCCACGTCGGGTGACATTCTGGCGGGGTTGGTGACCGGCGCGGACATCGCGTCCGTCCCGTATTTCGGGCTCACGAAGGGGACCGTGGGATCGAGTCCGGTCACGATCACGCGGACCGGCTACACGGGTGATCTGGGATACGAGCTCTGGGTGCGCCCCGAACACGCGCTCGACCTCTGGGACGCGCTCATGGAGATGGGCCGGGGGTACGGCATCGCCCCGGCGGGGCTCGACGCCCTCGACGTGGCCCGCATCGAGGCCGGGCTCCTGCTCAAGGAAGTCGATTATGTGTCGGCGTGGACGGCGCTCATCGAGTCGCGCAAGTCCTCGCCCTACGAGGCTGGCCTGGGATGGGCGGTCCAGCCGCGGTCCGGACGCGACTTCGTGGGCGGGAGGGCGCTCGCGCGGGAGGCCGCCCAGCCCTCCAAGTGGGCCTTCGCGGGGCTGGAGGTTGACTGGCCGCGCATCGAGCGGCGTTTCGCCTCGGTCGGACTGCCTCCGCTGGTGGCGGGCAAGGCGTCGCGCGAGCCGGTGCCGATCTTCGCCGCCGGGGCGCAGGTCGGGTTCGTGACCAGTTCCACCTTCTCGCCAATCCTCAAGAAGTACATCGCCCTCGCGACCCTGCAGCGCGATTTCGCGCGGCCCGGCGGACGTGTGGACTTCGAGCTCACCGTGGAGTTCGTGCGCCACGAGGTGCCGGCCACGGTGGTGAAGACCCCCTTCTTCGATCCCGCGCGCAAGCGCGCATAA
- a CDS encoding histidine phosphatase family protein: MRLAANTLAAFAACLAAVAVPFRLGAQVAVPADDAVTVFLVRHAERLDDSPNSPLNDVGRARVERLRTLLADVDFTHVHSTNLTRTLGTARPIAEDDGVELIIYSPGELEQLAETIRATPGRHLVSGHSNTTPRLAEALGGDPHGPIDHMEYDRLYIIVIQPGRPAVTTLLRF; the protein is encoded by the coding sequence GTGCGGCTGGCCGCAAACACGCTGGCAGCCTTCGCGGCCTGCCTGGCGGCGGTCGCGGTGCCCTTCCGCCTGGGCGCACAGGTCGCTGTCCCGGCGGACGACGCCGTGACCGTCTTCCTGGTGCGCCACGCCGAACGCCTCGACGACAGCCCGAACTCGCCCTTGAACGACGTTGGGCGAGCACGGGTCGAGCGGCTCCGGACACTGTTGGCGGACGTGGATTTCACCCACGTCCATTCCACCAACCTGACGCGGACGCTCGGTACCGCCCGCCCCATCGCGGAGGACGATGGCGTCGAGCTCATCATCTACAGCCCCGGAGAACTGGAGCAACTCGCGGAGACCATTCGCGCGACCCCCGGTCGTCATCTGGTGTCGGGCCACAGCAACACCACGCCGCGCCTGGCGGAGGCGCTCGGGGGCGATCCTCACGGTCCCATCGACCACATGGAGTACGACCGGCTCTACATCATCGTCATCCAGCCCGGGCGACCCGCGGTCACCACCTTGCTGCGTTTCTGA
- a CDS encoding cupin domain-containing protein, whose product MSKLLVAALAGGLIWAAAQENQAATHITAEDILATIANAPEGRVSDQQIRHIDAGGHNVGVGLVHRPPTTSLGAIQHHNQTEVYYVVSGRGTLVTGGELTDPRPLDPEGNTVRTLTGPSALGGIAGGQSRDIEPGDMVIIPTNSPHGFSEITEAITYIVVRVDPDQLVALK is encoded by the coding sequence GTGTCGAAGCTGCTCGTTGCGGCGCTGGCTGGCGGACTGATCTGGGCCGCGGCCCAGGAGAATCAGGCGGCCACCCACATTACCGCGGAGGACATTCTCGCCACCATCGCGAACGCTCCCGAGGGCCGGGTGAGCGACCAGCAGATCCGCCACATCGATGCGGGCGGCCACAACGTCGGGGTCGGGTTGGTGCACCGGCCGCCCACCACCTCGCTGGGGGCGATCCAGCACCACAACCAGACCGAGGTCTACTACGTTGTGTCGGGGCGGGGCACGCTGGTGACCGGGGGCGAGCTCACGGACCCGCGTCCCCTCGATCCGGAGGGGAATACGGTCCGCACGCTGACCGGCCCGAGTGCGCTGGGCGGCATCGCCGGCGGACAGAGCCGCGACATCGAACCGGGGGACATGGTGATCATCCCGACCAACTCGCCGCACGGCTTCAGCGAGATCACCGAGGCGATCACCTACATCGTCGTGCGGGTGGATCCAGACCAGTTGGTCGCGCTCAAGTAG
- a CDS encoding 6-bladed beta-propeller: MTPRPIVLAAATLLHAGCVSPDSSSLTIVRDSARVVIAESGLEVSGDEWRLQLPPVLLIGRSEGTGDGPDLFGRINQVIRLSSGDIAVAEGLAAEVRVFDDGGGYLRTFGRRGEGPGEFANLWTISELPGDTIVAVDPFGGRITLFTSSGTFARSFPMPWLPGASAPNPVGWFEDGTLLVDALAQSPSGDARDQSTHFLYSVDRDGEVLEPLGEFAGEQLGRNGLGLAFGARAHFAAGGNLAWYGHSSRYELVGRDRSGSVRRIVRADRIPRAVTQAEIDESRAAAGERLRGMSGPAIDRIRATEFASTHPLHGRFLFDEAGNLWVERSWSDLIADSGAREWDIFDAEGKLTGFLATPGGFRITYIGTQSVLGVHADSLGIETVRMYRLDK; encoded by the coding sequence ATGACGCCCCGACCCATCGTTCTCGCAGCGGCCACGCTCCTCCATGCTGGGTGTGTCTCTCCCGACAGCAGTTCGTTGACCATCGTTCGCGATAGCGCCCGTGTCGTGATCGCGGAGAGCGGCCTGGAAGTCTCGGGCGACGAATGGAGGCTCCAGCTTCCCCCCGTCCTTCTGATCGGCCGTAGCGAGGGCACGGGGGACGGACCGGATCTCTTCGGGCGCATCAACCAAGTCATTCGGCTGTCGAGCGGGGACATCGCCGTAGCCGAAGGCCTGGCGGCGGAGGTCCGCGTTTTTGACGATGGGGGAGGGTACTTGCGCACGTTTGGAAGACGCGGTGAAGGACCCGGAGAGTTCGCGAACCTTTGGACGATTTCGGAATTGCCGGGTGATACGATTGTGGCGGTCGATCCCTTCGGCGGGCGGATTACCCTGTTCACGTCATCTGGCACGTTCGCCCGATCATTCCCGATGCCGTGGCTCCCAGGGGCGTCTGCCCCCAACCCGGTCGGGTGGTTTGAGGACGGCACGCTGCTCGTCGACGCGCTCGCTCAATCTCCGTCCGGGGACGCACGCGACCAATCCACGCACTTCCTATACTCGGTTGACCGCGATGGAGAGGTACTGGAGCCCCTCGGCGAGTTCGCGGGTGAGCAACTGGGCCGCAACGGCTTGGGCCTTGCCTTCGGCGCGCGGGCACATTTCGCGGCAGGCGGCAACCTGGCCTGGTATGGACATTCCAGCCGATACGAGTTGGTGGGCCGTGACCGATCCGGATCCGTGCGCAGAATCGTGCGTGCGGATCGAATTCCGAGGGCGGTGACACAAGCCGAAATCGATGAATCGCGGGCCGCAGCCGGGGAGCGCCTCCGGGGAATGTCGGGTCCAGCCATCGATCGAATCCGGGCGACCGAGTTCGCGAGCACCCACCCGCTCCATGGCAGATTCCTCTTTGACGAAGCAGGCAACCTATGGGTGGAGCGGTCCTGGAGTGACCTGATCGCGGATTCCGGCGCGAGAGAATGGGACATCTTCGACGCGGAGGGCAAACTCACTGGCTTCCTTGCGACTCCCGGCGGCTTCCGGATCACGTACATCGGGACGCAGTCGGTCCTCGGCGTTCATGCGGATTCTCTCGGCATCGAGACCGTTCGGATGTATCGATTGGATAAGTGA
- a CDS encoding nucleotidyl transferase AbiEii/AbiGii toxin family protein, with protein MRVSARDAGPFARAEGFSERVVEKVLQLMHLLSALNSHPGLRGKWALKGGTALNLFVLRYPRLSVDIDLNYIGALDREDMLEDRPRVERAAQAVFSREGFTVRRAPDEHAGGKWRLGYVSYTGQPAILEVDLNYMYRQPLWDGCEADSHPIGDYCARGIPLVDLHELAAGKLAALLSRRQSRDLFDCSQILGLDDLRSDQLRVAFVVYGAMNRKDWRTVSVEDIDFEERELTRQLRPMLRAPGPSGQAVTTDYARGLVEDCKRALSAVLPLADREREFLDLLLDKGDVDAGLLTCDTSLQQRIHNQPLLQWKALNVRRHRGLLPPRASEHPSAP; from the coding sequence GTGAGGGTCTCGGCGCGCGATGCGGGGCCGTTTGCCCGAGCCGAGGGGTTCAGCGAACGGGTAGTCGAGAAGGTGCTCCAGTTGATGCACCTTCTGAGCGCGCTCAATTCGCATCCGGGACTCCGTGGAAAATGGGCACTGAAGGGCGGCACGGCGTTGAATCTGTTTGTGCTTCGCTATCCAAGACTGTCTGTGGACATCGATCTCAACTACATCGGCGCGCTCGACCGCGAAGACATGCTTGAGGACAGACCCCGCGTCGAGCGAGCGGCTCAGGCGGTATTCTCACGAGAGGGGTTCACGGTCCGGCGGGCCCCGGACGAACATGCAGGCGGGAAATGGCGGTTGGGGTACGTGAGCTACACGGGTCAGCCGGCGATCCTCGAAGTGGATCTCAACTACATGTACAGACAGCCGCTCTGGGACGGCTGCGAGGCCGACTCCCATCCGATCGGTGACTATTGTGCCAGGGGAATCCCTCTGGTAGACCTCCACGAACTCGCGGCGGGCAAGCTTGCGGCGCTGCTGTCGCGCAGGCAGTCGAGAGATCTCTTTGATTGCAGCCAGATTCTCGGCCTGGATGATCTCCGGAGTGACCAGCTCCGCGTCGCGTTCGTCGTCTATGGAGCGATGAACCGCAAGGACTGGCGGACCGTCTCAGTCGAAGACATCGACTTCGAAGAACGGGAGTTGACGAGACAACTGCGTCCCATGCTTCGGGCACCGGGACCGTCCGGGCAGGCCGTGACAACCGATTACGCCCGGGGACTCGTCGAGGATTGCAAGAGAGCGCTATCCGCCGTACTGCCTCTTGCCGACAGGGAACGCGAGTTCCTCGACCTGCTGTTGGACAAGGGCGATGTCGATGCAGGCTTGCTCACCTGCGACACATCCTTGCAGCAACGCATTCACAACCAGCCTCTGCTCCAGTGGAAGGCCCTCAACGTCCGACGTCACAGGGGACTGCTGCCGCCTCGTGCCTCCGAACACCCTTCCGCACCGTGA
- a CDS encoding transcriptional regulator: MSLNAFFARHAVFTVEELDAFLSHRGSANAATRNSLLAYYRRRGRIVSLRRGLYATVPLGMNPETAPIDPFLVAAKLTEDAVLAYHTALEFHGRAYSVHWTVVYISAKRSLPMEFRSHEYRRAPVPPPLLRKREAMFGVIRQRRSGVQIRVTSHERTLVDVLDRPDLTGEWEEIWRSLESVEFFDLDQVIEYARLLDNATTAAKVGFFLQQHRDDLMVEDAHLEMLRRMRPRQPHYLVRASRRDCTWVKDWNLMVPEQVLNRSWEEMP, from the coding sequence GTGAGTCTCAACGCCTTCTTCGCACGGCACGCGGTGTTCACCGTGGAAGAGCTGGATGCGTTCCTGTCACATCGAGGCTCCGCCAATGCCGCTACCCGCAACTCTCTCCTGGCCTACTACCGCAGGCGAGGGCGAATCGTCTCCCTGCGCCGGGGCCTGTATGCGACGGTCCCGCTGGGCATGAATCCGGAGACTGCGCCCATCGATCCCTTCCTGGTCGCGGCCAAGCTCACGGAGGACGCAGTCCTGGCTTACCACACAGCCCTGGAATTCCATGGCCGCGCATACTCGGTCCACTGGACGGTGGTGTACATATCGGCGAAGCGGTCGCTGCCGATGGAGTTCCGGTCCCACGAGTACCGGCGTGCACCTGTACCGCCGCCCCTGCTGCGAAAAAGGGAAGCGATGTTCGGCGTGATCCGCCAGCGCCGCTCCGGCGTGCAGATTCGGGTGACCAGTCACGAAAGAACACTGGTCGACGTGCTGGACCGCCCGGACCTGACGGGCGAATGGGAAGAGATCTGGCGGTCGCTTGAGTCGGTGGAGTTCTTCGATCTGGACCAGGTCATCGAATACGCGCGTCTGCTGGACAACGCCACGACCGCCGCGAAGGTGGGGTTCTTTCTGCAACAGCACAGGGACGACCTGATGGTTGAGGACGCGCACCTCGAGATGCTGCGTCGAATGCGGCCCAGGCAGCCCCACTACCTGGTGCGCGCCAGTCGCCGCGACTGCACGTGGGTCAAGGACTGGAACCTGATGGTCCCCGAGCAGGTCCTGAACCGGTCCTGGGAAGAGATGCCGTGA